DNA from Streptomyces rishiriensis:
GGCCGGGTCGGTCGAGGCCAGCAGGCGTTCGAGGGCGGTGAGTTCGGCGACGTTGTTGGTCGCCCTGCCGAGCGGTCCCGCCTCCCAGCGGGCCGGTGTCTCCGCGTCGTCCGCGACCACCCAGGCCCAGCCCGCCGGTCCCGGATTCCCCTTCGAAGCCCCGTCGCACGCGGCCACCACTCGTTCACGCATACTCCCGATCATGCCACGGCCCTGCCGGCGCCCCGTCCGGCGGCTAGGAGACGTCCGCGGTCTGCGGCATGTCGCCCGCGGTGGTGGTGACGTCGATCACGGAGAAGCTCGCGCCCTGCGGGTCGCTGATCGCCGCGAACCGTCCGAACGGAGTGTCCATCGGGCCGAAGCGCAGGACACCGCCGAGCTTGGTGGCCCGGGCCACGGCGTCGTCGCAGTCGTCGACCGTGAAGTACACGTTGACGTACGACGGCACTTCGGGCGGGAACTCGTCCGTCATCTTCATACGGCCCAGGACCATGTCGCCGTCCACCTCGAACAGCCGGAAGTCGACCGCGTCGTCCAGGAGCTGCTTCGCCGTGTAGGGGAACACGGCCGGCAGGAACGCGTCCGTCTTCTCCGGTTCGCGGGTGAAGACCTCGGCCCAGCAGTACGCGCCGGGCTGCTCGGGCGGCGCCTCGAAGCCCTCGTGGACGCCCGCCTGCCAGACGCCGAACACGGCGCCGCCGGGTTCGCGGCCCAGGCACATCGTGCCGAAGTCGCCCACCCGCATCGGCTCCATCAGCACCTCGCCGCCGTTCTCACGGATCTTGCCGGCGGTCGCGGCGGCGTCCGGGGAGGCGAAGTACAGGCACCACTGCGACTGGCCCTCCTGGCCGGGCATCGGCGGGACGACGGCGGCCACCGCCTTGCCGTCCGCGTACGCCTGGGTGTAGTTGCCGAACTCCGACGACGCATCGCCGAAGGTCCAGCCGAGGACCTCGCCGTAGAAGGTCTTGGCGGCCTCCACATCGCTGAAC
Protein-coding regions in this window:
- a CDS encoding VOC family protein, encoding MVVRPEGIPCWADAMFSDVEAAKTFYGEVLGWTFGDASSEFGNYTQAYADGKAVAAVVPPMPGQEGQSQWCLYFASPDAAATAGKIRENGGEVLMEPMRVGDFGTMCLGREPGGAVFGVWQAGVHEGFEAPPEQPGAYCWAEVFTREPEKTDAFLPAVFPYTAKQLLDDAVDFRLFEVDGDMVLGRMKMTDEFPPEVPSYVNVYFTVDDCDDAVARATKLGGVLRFGPMDTPFGRFAAISDPQGASFSVIDVTTTAGDMPQTADVS